From a single Rissa tridactyla isolate bRisTri1 unplaced genomic scaffold, bRisTri1.patW.cur.20221130 scaffold_47, whole genome shotgun sequence genomic region:
- the LOC128903554 gene encoding olfactory receptor 14J1-like → MSNSSSITQFLLLAFADTRELQLLHFGLFLGIYLAALLANGLIITSIACDHRLHTPMYFFLLNLSVLDLGSISTTVPKAMANSLWDNRTISYWGCVAQVFFFFFCAAAEFYLLTVMSYDRYVAICKPLHYGTLMGSRACVHMAAAAWGSGFLNALLHTASTFSLPLCQGNAVDQFFCEIPHILKLSCSGSFLRKAGLLILSCFLALVCFVLILLSYVQIFRAVLRIPSEQGRHKAFSTCLPHLAVVSLFISTGMFAYLKPPSISSPVLDLVVAFLYSVVPPAVNPLIYSMRNKELKDALRKLFEYNLL, encoded by the coding sequence atgtccaacagcagctccatcacccagttcctcctcctggcatttgcagacacacgggagctgcagctcttgcacttcgggctcttcctgggcatctacctggctgccctcctggccaacggcctcatcatcacctccatcgcctgtgaccaccgcctccacacccccatgtacttcttcctcctcaacctctctgttcttgacctgggatccatctccaccactgtccccaaagccatggccaattccctctgggacaacAGGACCATCTCCTACTGGGGATGTGtagcacaggtcttttttttctttttctgtgctgcagcagagttttatcttctcaccgtcatgtcctatgaccgctacgttgccatctgcaaacccctgcactacgggaccctgatgggcagcagagcttgtgtccacatggcagcagctgcctggggcagtgggtttctcaatgctctgctgcacacggccagtacattttccctgcccctctgccagggcaatgctgtggaccagttcttctgtgagatcccccacatcctcaagctctcctgctcaggctccttcctcaggaaagctgggcttctaatattaagttgttttttagctcttgtgtgttttgttttgattctgttgtcctatgtgcagatcttcagggccgtgctgaggatcccctctgagcagggacggcacaaagccttttccacgtgcctccctcacctggccgtggtctccctgttcatcagcactggcatgtttgcctacctgaagcccccctccatctcctccccagttctcgatctGGTGGTGGCATTCCTCTACTCGGTcgttcctccagcagtgaaccccctcatctacagcatgaggaacaaagagctcaaggatgccctgaggaaactattTGAATACAATCTTCTTTAG